From Anopheles arabiensis isolate DONGOLA chromosome 3, AaraD3, whole genome shotgun sequence, a single genomic window includes:
- the LOC120904532 gene encoding uncharacterized protein LOC120904532 isoform X2, which produces MSAEVSAPQWRSLGFNGGTSDGCGSPAAPPPPQQHPEAAGSPPGGTLISNGGTGAGALPDLIPLVGGGRPKSPGEKCINHNNNIVNTTTTTTTEATTPTGGDGDGCAAAAEEPFHCELAVGLGAESNADRDSGFETPSLDTTTGSGGWGERPADTTPDGATPVQRHAEQQQQQQQQGRHYVAHVVVAGECSESKDTKLILRRRMSPGGGGDGCEPPHDATALPSSDETAAHSPSNIKLETGSEPEAATAAPVVVKQEQGVEGTPVQTPTPRAPQQHTAPKRTGYRDDPLPLPLEPKEHRKSNRRRQFTDRIIDTLCLPEIFFNARVRPKPKPKQPAKQTNKPAAAGPVPGAAKKRAIPALTVPKRPTAPLRTTSALSNGSETGRPGSAASAAQLVGALERSPSVPCTGATGGGSGGNTSTLSTTTTVPRVNPIFLFVKQEDTRIVEVRCEDYDKRNRIRLTRTGPAGSWRAIPRTDPTTSVTFSLLPPRSDGEEHEEEEEEEDHAAASDSCCGGRASSVSGSASVSASPKYKLAAKSGHSRHHHHHHRKHKKSKKKKRRHVSEGTSDGGRDSRTSGTSCSGTIGRLVATGQRKVTFSVGVKQEQRVATSPNAEQPAEVYHDHERIRRADEEAAAAEAAAAEEREREETIAELIRNYHEQQRRQLQELQEKLQASRRSELVAASHHTNISSFSEPSAVPNGGSTITTTTDAMVVDVKAEEEDGGTGFCPRLLLGDSGSNSNNNNSSSNNNSSNASNGSSNALGSSIGGSPSHHDATSKCNGGGAGVETVENTSNSHKRRQSELSHKLELLELDDDEDDCGAGGKGAQLVATLDDYEVHDDDDDDVHGSTLAALARTADREWPIALAKKSSEMKARRTSIESQIPTSVIPVQQQQHRCSDAGAQASNDGGPPPLGSLVLSVDDEDDDDDGGTAAAGLRALDELGLNHHHHHHHHQEQHQHIVDDEDDDDVQLLGVEGGRSSFGVDHHHHHHHHHHSMHLHHALRYDSSARPSQGSDEIIELVPPDDDDAHGACVGAGPKDAGEGRPHEHDSHPDDDGGSALAVAIAAAVAAAAAAAAAADAPAVPPDRSSTTVVEIDDDEVCVLEQQQQQQQQEKQLTPTPASQGHTAKGTRTRSNDDDDDAATTTTTTTMDAIVIGPDGTTGTLAAAAGGSDAGKTKSTCIESNAEVHHPPHITISSDSELDDDDPKHALQQQNSDLLEQQQQQQQQHHQQQEHNHLHHHHHHQQQLHHLSAEFGDLIEGIDELQAASSSGGGVVGAEAAGATGGAAVRGGPAHSGSAADELLHAAAASCGDTTMTGAAELLDSLVEQQRRADATGVAATGGGSSATATKPTSANPIYTIADDYNDDDEDDVLLEPEPVADIISRLGESLSTSPKCLSFNEAGEIEGLTGDLFGGGVGGGVGGGSASGGGSDGGVDDDLLPNPFAPEQTVAASGAMTQQQQQQQSSTVAMGGGGSATTTASTTTTTSSAASSSTTTLEDELSITIKDLTEASEHASSYFASAAAAEASKAAGKEGTDGDRSAGDSGGGNSASSSSVSTSAKELPAEAPIVISPDSCQEELPKDLSCRKRSLSPSPRPVSHSSDAIQSPQPSGLPAVPPSPDLFLQPKSISASSSSSSSTTSSVIEALMSQAAAAVAAVAKGGGRPAAADGVGVSATTTSTVATSTSGSAAVATTTTSKTGGTVQQKEPLDLGKCRKSASPTVSCSEEAKRLSSSSGGGGSASAADDTSEPKAKRIKTDPEQQQQQQRPNSGAGKTVPAVTTSSAGVSAASLINAMAAGGSSGPAASVTPSSQQSAAAAAAAAAAAYTNLNDSARLVEMLTSGNDPDPLTQLRLLVGNPAWKVPDPLLVPKDRLNAVLASPAREIPLLLTTRPELRLPEAFAFPNILQDPDILVISLQQLETILQTQEELVKLKSKTTLDATAAAAAAAAVATPPPTTPVPSMAAVGKKAHAAAATPTPPSPLETLKQTLTAQAAKQNPMMSSLLASGLAGDIDAATTAAFNQMLWLPYLGQMGQFAPDLLKAMMNLPASASAATVAAAAAAAVGGAAGAAGTGANTLADMLPFMGPRFQDFCGLPPATATSPLEYKRQLELAMLQEAMTTANLQQRKQQEAAAQKKAAAAAAAAAAAAHIDRKPVLGPKTLEQQRSVAAVTAAANMFQSQQKKAAAAAAAAAAAAGMINPLAIPQFMTPPTMTHGSGSGGGSGNSSSSSRYGAAGAAGASSRTSAQALLQQQQHHAQQLQQQQQQQSFSPSGFKNMANLMNQAAAAAAASGGRQQHSGSSHRQQLTALQKAKLQQQQHHQQQQQLQHQSSMGAAGMFGSAAANSFFNLPTNFQEFHEQQQQLARKLQKEQLHQQQHQQQQHHHHHQQQQQQQHQLQLQQQHQQQQLLQQQMHHHHQEEQKPRVTCKSLMNLLQPDKQQQQQLHKHAGGGNGGANSSASSKLANLMAIPGMDLYTAQQHEQLQQQMFLQQQQQQQQQQQQQHNFLQQQQQQHHLMQSGGGGSGAGGGMHQQPKLKVKPGLHLLDPAAMQRRLLNTDDLAEVGSTTNGLDDTTDLSSPLWHPLFGSAQKGLGPGVGVPPTGTSVGSLSLTGSGSSGGGLSASSGGSISSGSAGGGGAAGAGAGGGGGGGGGGASSYHSPWQWTTITATGE; this is translated from the exons ATGAGTGCCGAGGTTAGTGCACCGCAATGGCGATCGCTCGGATTCAACGGCGGCACATCCGACGGTTGCGGGTCGCCAGCAGCccccccaccaccacaacaacacccGGAGGCCGCTGGTTCGCCCCCGGGGGGCACCCTCATCAGCAATGGCGGTACGGGGGCCGGCGCCCTTCCTGATCTCATACCGCTTGTCGGTGGCGGGCGACCCAAATCGCCCGGCGAGAAGTGCATcaatcacaacaacaacatagtcaacacgacgacgacgacgacgacggaggCGACAACACCCACCGGCGGGGATGGCGATGGGTGTGCGGCGGCGGCAGAGGAACCGTTCCACTGTGAGCTGGCCGTCGGGCTGGGTGCGGAATCGAACGCGGACCGTGACTCCGGGTTCGAAACGCCTTCGCTCGATACGACCACCGGCTCGGGCGGGTGGGGCGAGCGGCCGGCCGACACAACGCCGGACGGTGCGACACCGGTGCAACGTCACGcggaacaacagcagcagcagcagcaacagggacGGCACTATGTTGCGCACGTGGTTGTTGCAGGGGAGTGCAGCGAGTCGAAGGACACGAAGCTAATACTGCGCCGCCGGATGTCgcccggtggcggcggtgatGGGTGCGAGCCACCGCACGATGCGACAGCCCTGCCGTCGTCGGATGAAACTGCGGCCCACAGTCCGTCCAACATCAAGCTGGAGACGGGAAGCGAACCGGAAGCGGCAACAGCGGCGCCGGTTGTAGTGAAGCAGGAGCAGGGCGTTGAGGGGACACCAGTTCAAACGCCCACCCCGCGAGCACCGCAGCAACATACGGCCCCCAAACGGACCGGCTACCGGGACGATCCGCTGCCGCTTCCGCTCGAGCCAAAAGAGCACCGGAAGTCGAACCGGCGGAGACAGTTCACCGATCGCATCATCGATACGCTCTGCCTGCCGGAAATCTTCTTCAATGCGCGTGTCCGGCCCAAACCGAAGCCGAAGCAGCCGGCCAAGCAGACGAACAAACCGGCGGCCGCTGGACCGGTGCCGGGAGCGGCGAAAAAACGTGCCATCCCTGCGCTGACGGTGCCGAAGCGGCCAACGGCACCGCTCCGCACCACGTCGGCCCTGTCGAACGGCAGCGAGACGGGCAGACCCGGTTCGGCCGCATCGGCGGCCCAGCTTGTCGGTGCCCTCGAGCGTTCCCCCAGCGTACCGTGCACTGGGGCGACGGGCGGCGGAAGCGGTGGCAACACTTCCACCctgtccaccaccaccacagttCCTAGGGTAAATCCAATCTTTCTGTTCGTGAAGCAGGAGGACACGCGCATCGTGGAGGTCCGGTGCGAGGACTACGACAAGCGCAACCGTATACGATTGACGCGGACTGGGCCGGCGGGCAGCTGGCGGGCGATACCGCGCACCGACCCGACCACGTCCGTCACGTTCTCCCTGCTGCCACCCCGCAGCGATGGGGAGGAAcacgaagaggaggaggaggaagaggaccATGCGGCAGCGAGCGACAGCTGCTGCGGCGGACGGGCGTCCAGCGTGTCCGGGTCCGCTTCCGTCTCCGCGTCACCAAAGTACAAACTTGCGGCGAAATCCGGACACAGCaggcaccatcaccaccaccatcgcaagcataagaagagcaagaagaagaagcggcGCCATGTGTCGGAGGGCACGTCGGACGGTGGCCGCGACAGTCGCACGAGCGGTACGAGCTGCAGCGGCACGATCGGCCGGCTGGTGGCGACCGGCCAGCGCAAGGTGACGTTCAGCGTTGGCGTGAAGCAGGAGCAGCGGGTGGCCACCTCCCCGAACGCGGAGCAGCCGGCGGAGGTGTACCACGACCACGAGCGGATACGACGGGCGGACGAggaagcggcggcggcggaggcAGCGGCCGCCGAGGAGCGCGAGCGGGAGGAAACAATAGCGGAGCTGATCCGGAACTATCACGAGCAGCAGCGCCGGCAGCTCCAGGAGCTGCAGGAGAAGCTGCAGGCCAGCCGGCGCAGCGAGCTGGTGGCCGCCAGTCACCACACCAATATCAGTAGTTTTAGCGAACCGAGCGCGGTACCGAATGGcggcagcaccatcaccaccaccacggacgCGATGGTGGTGGACGTGAAGGCGGAGGAAGAGGACGGTGGAACCGGCTTCTGCCCGCGGCTGTTGCTGGGAGACAGCGGTAgcaatagtaataataataacagtaGTAGTAACAATAATAGTAGTAACGCTAGTAACGGTAGCAGTAACGCCCTCGGTAGTAGTATTGGTGGCAGCCCGAGCCACCACGACGCCACCAGCAAGTGCAATGGCGGCGGAGCAGGAGTCGAGACGGTCGAGAACACAAGCAATAGCCATAAACGGCGGCAGTCCGAGCTGTCCCACAAGCtggagctgctcgagctggacgacgacgaggacgattGTGGAGCGGGCGGCAAGGGTGCCCAGTTGGTAGCCACGCTCGATGACTACGAAgtgcacgacgacgacgacgacgacgtgcaTGGGTCCACGCTGGCAGCGCTGGCACGGACCGCCGATCGGGAGTGGCCGATTGCGCTCGCGAAGAAGTCGTCGGAGATGAAGGCCCGCCGAACGAGCATCGAGTCACAGATACCAACAAGCGTCATcccggtgcagcagcagcagcatcggtgCAGTGACGCTGGTGCGCAGGCGTCCAACGACGGTGGACCGCCGCCACTCGGCAGCCTGGTGCTGAGCgtggacgacgaggacgacgacgacgatggggGCACGGCCGCGGCGGGTCTGCGTGCACTGGATGAACTTGGGCtgaatcatcatcaccatcatcatcatcatcaggagcagcaccaacacatcgttgacgacgaggacgacgacgatgtgCAACTGCTCGGCGTGGAAGGCGGTCGGTCTAGCTTCGGCGTggaccatcaccaccatcaccaccaccaccatcacagtATGCACCTGCATCATGCGCTTCGCTACGATTCGTCGGCAAGACCGTCGCAAGGTTCGGACGAGATCATCGAGCTGGTACcgcccgacgacgacgacgcacaCGGTGCTTGTGTTGGTGCCGGCCCCAAGGATGCTGGGGAAGGACGACCGCACGAGCACGACAGCCACCCggacgatgatggtggtagtgcGCTGGCGGTTGCGATAGCggcagcggtggcggcggctgcagcagcagccgctgcaGCCGATGCACCAGCGGTGCCACCCGACCGCTCCTCCACCACCGTCGTCGAGATAGACGACGACGAAGTGTGCGttctcgagcagcagcagcagcagcagcagcaggagaagcagctaacaccaacaccagcatCGCAAGGACACACGGCGAAAGGAACCCGAACCCGGagtaacgacgacgacgacgatgctgCCACTaccacgacaacgacgacgatggacGCCATCGTCATCGGCCCGGACGGTACTACAG GGAcgctggcggcggcggcaggcGGCAGTGACGCGGGCAAGACGAAATCGACTTGCATCGAGAGCAACGCGGAAGTGCATCATCCACCGCACATCACCATCAGTAGTGATAGTGAGCTCGACGATGACGATCCGAAGCacgcgctgcagcagcagaactCGGATCTTctggagcaacagcagcagcagcagcagcaacaccatcaGCAACAAGAACACAACCAtttgcaccatcatcatcatcatcaacaacagctGCATCATCTGAGTGCGGAGTTTGGCGACCTGATCGAAGGCATCGACGAGCTGCAGGCGGCTAGTAGTAGTGGAGGAGGAGTGGTAGGAGCTGAAGCAGCAGGTGCAACAGGAGGAGCAGCAGTGCGGGGAGGACCGGCACACAGCGGGTCGGCGGCGGACGAGCTGCTGCATGCGGCGGCGGCCAGCTGCGGCGACACTACGATGACCGGGGCCGCCGAACTGCTCGACTCGCTGGTGGAGCAACAGCGCCGCGCGGACGCCACCGGTGTGGCGGCGACCGGGGGCGGCTCCTCCGCCACCGCGACCAAGCCGACCAGCGCCAACCCGATCTACACGATCGCGGACGACTacaacgatgacgacgaggacgacgtgCTGCTGGAGCCGGAACCGGTCGCGGACATCATTTCGCGGCTGGGCGAATCGCTCAGCACCTCGCCGAAGTGTTTGTCGTTCAATGAGGCGGGCGAAATCGAGGGCCTCACCGGCGACCTGTTCGGCGGTGGGgtaggtggtggtgttgggggTGGCAGTGCTAGCGGCGGTGGTAGTGATGGCGGCGTGGATGACGATCTGCTGCCGAACCCGTTCGCACCCGAGCAGACGGTAGCAGCGTCCGGTGCGatgacgcagcagcagcagcaacaacagtccAGCACGGTGGCAATGGGGGGTGGCGGAAGTGCCACAACGACGgcgtccaccaccaccaccacctcgtCGGCGGCGTCCTCCTCCACGACCACGCTGGAGGACGAGCTGTCCATCACGATAAAGGATCTGACGGAGGCGAGCGAGCACGCGAGTTCCTACTTTGCaagtgcggcggcggcggaggcAAGCAAGGCCGCCGGGAAGGAAGGTACCGATGGTGACCGAAGTGCCGGcgacagtggtggtggtaacaGTGCATCATCGTCCTCGGTGAGCACCTCGGCGAAGGAGCTGCCGGCCGAGGCGCCGATCGTGATATCGCCCGACTCGTGCCAGGAGGAGCTGCCGAAGGATCTGAGCTGCCGCAAGCGCAGCCTGTCGCCCTCGCCCCGGCCCGTGTCGCACAGCTCCGATGCGATACAGTCGCCGCAGCCGAGCGGGCTGCCCGCGGTGCCGCCGTCGCCGGATCTGTTCCTGCAGCCGAAATCCATCTCCGCgtccagctcgagcagcagctcgacgACGTCGAGCGTGATCGAGGCGCTGATGTCGCAGGCGGCCGCAGCAGTGGCGGCCGTCGCGAAAGGTGGCGGCCGGCCCGCCGCTGCTGACGGGGTGGGCGTTTCGGCGACAACGACGAGCACGGTGGCCACCAGTACAAGCGGAAGCGCGGCGgtagcgacgacgacgacctcCAAAACAGGCGGCACGGTGCAGCAGAAGGAACCGCTCGATCTGGGCAAGTGTCGCAAGTCGGCCAGCCCGACGGTCAGCTGCTCGGAGGAGGCGAAGCGGCTCTCATCGTccagcggtggcggtggcagtgCCAGTGCCGCCGACGACACGAGCGAACCGAAAGCGAAACGCATCAAAACGGAccccgaacagcagcagcagcaacaaaggCCAAACAGTGGTGCTGGTAAGACGGTGCCGGCTGTCACGACGTCCAGTGCGGGCGTGAGTGCCGCCTCCCTGATCAACGCGATGGCGGCCGGTGGAAGTAGCGGCCCAGCCGCCTCAGTGACACCTTCCAGCCAGCAGAGTGCAGCAGCGGCTGCagcggccgctgccgccgcctaCACGAATCTCAACGACTCGGCCCGCCTGGTGGAGATGCTCACCTCCGGCAACGATCCGGACCCACTCACCCAGCTCCGCCTGCTCGTGGGCAATCCGGCCTGGAAGGTGCCGGACCCGCTGCTCGTGCCAAAGGATCGGCTGAACGCGGTGCTGGCGTCACCGGCCCGCGAAATCCCCCTGCTGCTAACGACGCGGCCCGAGCTGCGGCTGCCAGAAGCGTTCGCCTTTCCCAACATACTGCAGGATCCGGACATACTGGTGATctcgctgcagcagctcgaaaCGATCCTGCAGACGCAGGAAGAGCTGGTGAAGCTCAAATCGAAGACGACGCTCGATgcgacggcggcggcagcagcagcagcagcggtcgCCACGCCGCCTCCCACCACGCCCGTGCCATCGATGGCGGCCGTCGGCAAGAAGGCGCACGCCGCGGCCGCCACCCCGACACCGCCCAGCCCGCTCGAGACGTTGAAGCAAACGCTGACGGCGCAGGCGGCGAAACAGAACCCGATGATGAGCTCGCTGCTCGCTTCCGGGCTGGCCGGGGACATTGACGCGGCAACGACGGCCGCCTTCAACCAGATGCTCTGGCTGCCCTACCTCGGCCAGATGGGCCAGTTCGCGCCGGACCTGCTGAAGGCGATGATGAACTTGCCGGCCTCGGCGTCCGCCGccacggtggcggcggcggcagctgcCGCCGTTGGTGGAGCGGCGGGCGCCGCCGGCACCGGCGCAAACACGCTGGCCGACATGCTACCGTTTATGGGCCCGCGGTTTCAGGACTTTTGCGGGTTGCCGCCTGCCACGGCGACCAGCCCGCTCGAGTACAAGCGGCAGCTCGAGCTGGCCATGCTGCAGGAAGCGATGACGACGGCCAACCTGCAGCAGCGCAAGCAGCAGGAAGCGGCGGCCCAGAAGaaggcagcggcggcagcggccgccgcTGCGGCGGCCGCCCACATCGACCGCAAACCCGTCCTTGGGCCGAAAACGCTCGAGCAGCAGCGCTCGGTGGCGGCAGTAACGGCCGCCGCCAACATGTTCCAGAGCCAGCAGAAGaaggcggcagcggcggcggctgccgctgccgcagCGGCCGGTATGATCAACCCCCTCGCGATACCTCAGTTCATGACGCCGCCCACGATGACGCACGGAagtggcagtggtggtggtagcggcaacagcagcagcagcagtcggtaCGGTGCAGCTGGCGCGGCTGGTGCTAGCTCGCGAACATCCGCCCAAgcgttgctgcagcagcagcaacaccatgcgcaacagctccagcagcagcagcagcagcaatcgttCAGTCCGAGTGGGTTTAAAAATATGGCCAACCTTATGAACCAGGCGgctgcagcggcggcagcgtcCGGTGGACGGCAGCAGCACTCGGGAAGCTCGCACCGGCAACAGCTTACCGCGTTGCAGAAAGCGaaactgcaacagcagcaacaccatcagcagcagcagcagcttcagcaccAAAGCAGTATGGGTGCGGCCGGTATGTTCGGCTCGGCGGCGGCCAATTCGTTCTTCAATCTTCCCACCAACTTCCAAGAGTtccacgagcagcagcaacagctcgcCCGGAAGCTCCAGAAAGAGcagctccaccagcagcagcaccagcagcagcaacatcatcatcatcaccagcagcagcaacagcagcagcatcagcttcagctacaacagcagcatcagcagcaacaactcCTCCAGCAACAGatgcaccatcatcaccaggAAGAGCAAAAACCAAGGGTAACGTGCAAATCGCTGATGAACTTGCTGCAGCCggacaagcagcagcagcagcagctgcacaagCATGCCGGCGGGGGCAATGGTGGTGCGAACAGTAGTGCTTCCAGCAAGCTGGCCAACCTGATGGCCATCCCGGGGATGGATCTGTACACTGCGCAACAGCACGAACAGCTACAGCAACAAATGTtcctacagcagcagcagcagcagcagcaacagcaacagcagcagcacaacttcctccagcagcaacagcagcagcatcatttaATGCAGTCAGGCGGCGGTGGAAGTGGTGCGGGCGGTGGTATGCATCAGCAGCCCAAGCTAAAGGTGAAGCCCGGTCTGCATCTGCTCGATCCGGCCGCCATGCAGAGACGGTTGCTGAATACGGACGATCTGGCGGAGGTCGGCAGCACCACGAACGGGCTCGACGATACGACGGATCTGTCCTCGCCGCTCTGGCATCCTCTGTTTGGCAG